A segment of the Triticum urartu cultivar G1812 chromosome 1, Tu2.1, whole genome shotgun sequence genome:
CGTTTCTCAATGTTGAGAAGAATATTCATTCTCCCCAAGTTCTCAAAGAACTCTGCTTATTCCTACAATGGAGAAGAAATCATCTTTTTTTCGTGTCAAAACTGACATCATTATTTTGCATAGCCAAAGAGCCCAAGCCCAATGTATGGTCGCCGTCTGCACCCGGGGATGTGAAGTAGGTTTTTACTGATATCGTGCAACCAATTGACAAAAAATTAACAGACATTATGAGGTGGATATATATTTGAAGCCATGAAAATGGACCAGATAGCTCAAGGATTTGACACAAAATAAGAGATGTTTGATTGCCTCATCTAGACCAACAGAAGAAGAGCCCTGCGCATTTTAATTAAGAGGCACAACAGTGCTCCAACCACTCGGCTAGATGCCCTTCCACAGGCACAAGTCTTATTACTATCTTGCCAGTTGCGACGTGCAAGGTTGTCCCTTGTAAAGATGACCCCTTGGTATAAAAACCAGAGAAAGTCACAATATTTAGAGTGATCTTGAGCTTCCATAATTTTATTCCTACTTATAGGAACATCACAGTGACAAGAGGTAAAGAGCCGAACATAACAGAGTTAAGGAAGAACTTTTAATTCTGGTGTAAGCTCCACCTAAATTGATCCGGTTCTTGTATGCAATCCAGCCGACCAACAAAGCGTGCCAAGCAGCTAGGCGTGGACCCATTAAAAGTCTACggagagggagaagagaaggaCCTGTTAATCAAGGGATGAAAAGTGCACATGTGAAGTTTGCACTGTGAGTGTAGTGTATAGAGTAGATGTTGCCCATGTGGAATTGAATAAGCCAGACCTATAAAGAAATACTTGATTCATTGGTTCCGGCCGCCCATGTGAAATCGAATATTGCAGACCTGCAAGGAGATGGTACCAACCGTATATTATTGACTAATTGATTCTGGCTAGGTAAATTATATCGTGAGCACGCTTGGCTAATTGTTTTGGTTGGATGAAATCCAGATTACAGTTGCTGTTGTAAAAAGATAGAAGGGCTGCATATCAAGGCCTGCTATTCAGCCTATTCTCCTCAGATTCTGTGAATGATGTAGTACATACTAAGATATTTCTCAATGTTGAGGAGAGTACTCGATTCTCCCCCAAGTTCTCAAAGAACTCTGTTTATTTCTACTCGCACTCTGTAATCTCGATCTTACAGAAATACAGAACAAATTAATATCCTAGAAGACGCGCAGAAATGATGGAACGAAAAAACACCCATCTAAATCCACATACACACACCTGTTTTGACACGAAATGAACAAGAATCGCAATGCATATCCGGGGGATCAAATCGGTCAAGAAACCCTGCGGGTAGGCGACCTCTCCTGCAGGCTGTCGACCCGGCAGTACCGCAGCTGCAGCGACACCTGCCGCTCCATCTGGATGTGCTTGTAGAAGTTGGCGATGAACTGCTCCGCGCGCCGGTCGATGTCGTCGTCCCCGGCCGGCGACGACCCCCCGCTCGACGACGACGTCGCGCCCGACGACGCGGACCGCGAGTACTCTGACGCCGCCACCGCGCTGCTCGTCCGCGACACGCCGCCCGACCCGAGGCTCACCGTCCTGGACGGCCCGGTGGTGGACGCGGGGGagccgtcgtcgtcgtcctccgcgtCGAGCAGGCCCGGCCGCCTGGACCCGAAGCTGAGGCGGAGCGGCGCCGTCGCGCCGGGCGCGCTCCGGCGGCCGGCGATGGAGTTGATGATCCACCGCGTGGCGCTGAAGGAGAGCAGGAACCGCACCTTCTTCACCGCCGTCCGGAGCGTCCCCAGGAGCGACGCCGGCCGCGACGCCTTCTCGGACTCCATCGGATCGGTCGAGGACGGCGACGGCGACTTCTCTTTTTCCTTGGTGATGAGGTTTTGGAGTCGTCGCAAGTGGCTAGCAAACAACGGGAGACAGATGATGAGACGGGATTAAAAGTGAGAGGGCGAGAGGTTCCTGTGGGCTGTATATATAGCTGGCGGACGTGGAAATGTCGCCCACGTACGTTGCTCAGTGCGGCAAGCTACTCGGAATTAAGATATTTCGAGGAATGTACGCACATACAGATACAGAGcattttttttttgcgaaatacatacagAGCATACCGTCTCTACATGCATACACGTGGATCGGTAGATGCATGCACTCCGGCCTTAATTAACGCTTATACTCCCTACAAGGTCGTATGACCGAGCAACATGTACgattttttattttgtttttatttttgcaTGGAGAGCAACATGTACTCCTACTACATGGCAATCATTGCTGACATCAAGAAGGAACGGCGGCAGTATTTTACGTGCACTACTGGTATTCTGGGCCTCTGGCGACGGGGTCCTGGTCCAAACGCGCTCGTGGGGCCCGTGAGCCAGTTGGCGCCTTGCTGTCGTGTCGCCCCCCGGCCATGCCGCCATGTTACAACGCAAGGTGGAATGGACCTCGCACGACGGGCGACAGAGGAGGCGTGCGCTGGAGGAGGAGGGGATCGGGTCAGGTCAAACATTGCCGCTCCGCTTCCGCGCCACCGCGCCACCTTGCCCGGCCCGTTGTCTCGACAGAAGATGCTTCGGCGGCAAGGCTGCGGAGCCGTGGTGTGGCGACGACGCGGTGGCTCGTGCGAGCCCGGAGTGACGACGACGGCCACTAGTCCACGTCAGTACAAAGGACAAACGCGTTTGGTTGATCTGTCGCTTATCGCGCCTCGTGTAAACCGGCTCCGacctgtttgcgcaaataagaCGCCGTTAGCTGCAGCCGTACTATTTTAGCGCAAGCATATACTTTTTTTTGAACAGGACAAACACAATCGCTCATATACACGCACATACACTTATctctatgaacgcacacacgcataTCCTACCCCTATGAGCATCTTCGAAAggctgagccggcatatcatcttgaactTTACGAAATCACCGTAGGCATCTCGTCATCGACggaaacgtctcctcccactaaatacgcatcgccgaaaatcctgaaataaatccagaaataaatGCAAGTGGGGAAAGTGCGTCAATTCAATTGTCCAACTATAAGCGTACCGCGAGACAGATTGATCGAGTTTTCCATATTTATTTTCAGTCAACATGCAGCGGAGCACAGCACCCAGTTCCATTGCTCGAATGAAATCTATACTCATAGGATATATAGAGATAAACACACTACTAGTCACACGACTTATGTGAGACATACATTTTAATCGCACAATGCTCAGATCGTTTTAAGGTGCTCAAATAACTATGAGTTTATATTTACGGATTTGCTCATTCTCATGTGACTAGAATTAGTTAAATCTCAGTATTTTTTTTAGAGAAAAGTATATTTTTCGTCCCTCAACTTTTGGTGAAGTCTAAATTTGGTCCCTCAACTCCGAAACCGGACAACTTGCACCCCCAACTAACGAAACCGGACAAGATTTGTCCCTGGTCTCGATTTTGACCGGTTTTGGTGCTGACTGACCCCGGTTTTGACCGGTGCCGACTAAAATTCGCGTAATTTTTTCATATCCGTGAACTTTTTAAAATTCACATACTCTTTTCAAATCCACATAGTTTTTCAAGGTCGtgcatttttttcaaaaataaacatACCTTTTTCAAATCTGTGAACTATTTTGAAATTTGTGTACTTTTtcaaatccatgatttttttaATTTGCGTAATTTTCTCAAATCAGTGTATTTTTTTCAACTTCGTGTAATTTTATCGAATCCAAgtagttttttttttcaaatctATCTGTTTTTAAAATTCGCGTACTTGTTTCAAATCCGCATACTTTTTAAAGTTCGTGTATTTTTTTCAAATCCGTGTTCCTTTCCAATCCATGAACTTTGTTTGAAATTCACATACTTGTTTCAAGTTGACATAAATTTTCAAATCCACACATTTTTTTCTAATTCGCGAAGATATTCAAATCCGCATACGTTTCAATTTCACATAAAATTTTCAAACACAAAAAAATATACGTGAATAGGAATAAGTATGTCAATTTTTAAAAATTACATGAATTTTAAAAAAACCACAGGAACTTTAAAGAAGTACGTGGATTTAAAAAAAAGTACGTGAACTTGGAAAAAGTATGCAGATTTGGAAAAGTACACAAAATTTTAAAAAGTTCACGTATTTGAAAATAATACCCGAATTTGAAAACATTAAACGGACTTGGAAAAGGTATGCGAATTTGAGTCGGCACGGTCAAAACCGGGTTGGGACAGCACCAAAACCGGTCAAAACCGTGACCAGGGATGAATCTTGGCCGGTTTCAGTAGTTAA
Coding sequences within it:
- the LOC125521310 gene encoding uncharacterized protein LOC125521310 produces the protein MESEKASRPASLLGTLRTAVKKVRFLLSFSATRWIINSIAGRRSAPGATAPLRLSFGSRRPGLLDAEDDDDGSPASTTGPSRTVSLGSGGVSRTSSAVAASEYSRSASSGATSSSSGGSSPAGDDDIDRRAEQFIANFYKHIQMERQVSLQLRYCRVDSLQERSPTRRVS